A window from Gemmatimonadota bacterium encodes these proteins:
- a CDS encoding MoxR family ATPase: MNEEQQHDDLKIVEELKEAGDRIRTEISKVIIGQQDVIQQLLTVLLANGHALLIGVPGLAKTLLINTLSRTLDLKFSRIQFTPDLMPSDITGTEILEEDRTTGHREFKFIRGPIFANVILADEVNRTPPKTQAALLQAMQEHEVTAAGESMKLDEPFFVLATQNPIEQEGTYPLPEAQLDRFMFSIYMDYPSRTEEIEIARSTTSVQEAEPEHILTGSDVKKLQQLIRRVPVADHVIEYAVSLARMTRPNEPDAPPFIRDRVSWGAGPRASQYLILGAKARSVLMGNYTPTPEDVRALALPVLRHRIVTNFNADADGVTADDIITQLMDETEGA; this comes from the coding sequence ATGAATGAAGAACAGCAGCACGACGATCTGAAAATCGTCGAGGAATTGAAAGAGGCGGGAGATCGCATACGGACTGAAATTTCCAAGGTCATCATCGGCCAGCAGGACGTGATTCAACAACTTCTGACCGTCCTCCTGGCAAACGGCCACGCCCTGCTGATCGGCGTTCCGGGGCTTGCCAAGACCCTTCTGATCAATACGCTCTCCAGGACGCTCGATCTCAAGTTCAGCCGCATTCAGTTCACACCCGACCTGATGCCGTCCGACATCACGGGAACGGAAATCCTGGAAGAGGACCGGACGACCGGTCACCGTGAGTTCAAGTTCATCCGCGGTCCGATTTTCGCGAACGTAATCCTGGCCGACGAGGTTAACCGTACGCCGCCCAAGACCCAGGCGGCCCTTCTGCAGGCGATGCAGGAACACGAAGTGACGGCCGCGGGGGAGTCCATGAAGCTCGACGAGCCCTTTTTCGTCCTGGCGACGCAAAACCCCATCGAACAGGAAGGCACCTATCCGCTGCCCGAAGCCCAGTTGGACCGCTTCATGTTCAGTATCTACATGGATTATCCGTCCCGCACTGAAGAGATCGAAATCGCCCGGAGCACGACGAGCGTTCAGGAAGCCGAGCCGGAACATATCCTGACGGGAAGCGACGTGAAGAAACTGCAGCAACTGATCCGTAGAGTGCCCGTGGCGGACCATGTGATCGAGTACGCCGTCTCCCTGGCGCGCATGACCCGTCCGAACGAGCCGGACGCCCCGCCCTTCATCCGGGACAGGGTCAGTTGGGGCGCCGGACCGCGGGCTTCCCAGTACCTGATCCTGGGCGCAAAGGCCCGGTCGGTGCTCATGGGAAACTATACGCCCACGCCGGAAGACGTGCGCGCCCTGGCACTGCCCGTACTGAGGCACCGCATCGTGACCAATTTCAACGCCGACGCGGACGGGGTCACCGCTGATGACATCATCACCCAGCTGATGGATGAAACGGAAGGCGCCTGA